Genomic DNA from Telopea speciosissima isolate NSW1024214 ecotype Mountain lineage chromosome 2, Tspe_v1, whole genome shotgun sequence:
gatctcggccaaaagttcagctcggcctgcctcaaaaccctcggcgaagggaggcttcctgatctcatggcagatatcggcgtactcctccgattggagatagtcgctgactGCCGCGCTCTgagccgtggccagatcttccttggccttctccttcacctcggcgagccgagcctgcagagcccggaccttctctctctgcctagccacctcggcctgagagctctccacttcggcctcagcagcggtgagcttctcttgggtctcccgacgcctcttaacggcatcctgggcgtcctgataagccttcttgcccTGGACGTCCAAagaatagttctcggtcaggagccgctcgaagcggagcatggtctccactgctttggcgaacccctacaaaaaagcatgagaacaaaattcaagacaaattacccagatcatatctaattacgaaagccgacaagaaaacttaccatgttaaaatcttggaatagggtggagaggagctcggggtcggacaacgcctcgagcttctccttgtcggctgGAAGCCGACCGACATcaagccattccttggcgtgagcggccgacgtcaGGGCAGAGTCCCCCGGAAAGAGgtgccaggtcggcctcacgggGACATTATTGGCCGAAGCCCTCCCCAGgatgtatcgggagatgttggtgggagaggccacgggcggaaggccaccACTCGTCAGGTTTACCGAGAGCTTTTGACGCTTGATATCTCttggcgggctcctctcgccttttcggcctttccctttcctcggagacccggctggacccgtgttcttctcggcctccagacCGACCACCGCGTCCAACGGTCCCggcatcacggccttgcccttggaggccttggaggactctcCCCGGGGTTTCTTCTcggcatttttctttttcctatccGCGATGGTCTtggcccttagccgagctgtgtccattggaggaatgtgaccgaccactgcaagagaaaccgaaaacataaaaaaatgagtcagaaaaagaaaagaaaactaagtaaaggggtcggctcggacaACAGAGACAAGCTCGGCAAGggttcctaccaggggtcatatgccaactctgaagaaacccctcgtcctgaagctggaggacatcgaagggcggacgctgggggaTCAGGTTGAGCGAGATCATCTCGTTCTCGTtcaggggtagtaccctatttacatagttcaggttcatctccttccactcggttcggagagggctgttgggaatagTAGCAAAGAAAAAAcggggcttccaatacttgttgaaggtcggtgtgccgaccaaaaatttgtggccgcctagagccgcactcttccctgatcggcggcagaagtaataccaccccttctcgggagacttctttaggaagaagagccgagagaaaagcgccacgctcgcacctcggcccatctcgcagaacaaagcgtagaagccgtacacagccagccaagagttcggcactagctgaccaggagacaaatggaagtggtccaagatctggtccaccaggctgagaacggggagcctgaacgcatacttgaagggtgtctcgtacagagccacctcgccgggcctaatgaagcaggccatctccccggggttagGAACTCAGAGCTGGATttcctcggggatggcgtaggtcaTCCTCAGATAGTTGAGGTCAGCCTCCGTGATTGTGCTCagaacggtgccgacactgccttcctcgggctcaggggcgtcgGTAGACGAGCTTACTGAGCCAACCCCcatctcggacgaatctccctcgcttgattcctcatcggatggggacgacccggagttctcAGCCCGGTCTGCGGctgtggattgggccgcgtggtcaaactccatgggtaacgggggctcggccacctcggcctgacgaagctccactacatcgggctcgtcgaggtcgagcccaacaagtctatggtgggagagcggaCGGGGAGTTCTtggctcggactcgcgccctctgccgtGGCGagttcgcccataggactactaccaagCGACatctgggcggagaagacttcaTGGTTGAAGAAGAGCGAGCGGGAATGAAacggccgagtcgatcacgaacgaagcttggccgagtcgatcacgagcaAGCAAACGATgagatctaccgagttgacggttccaaacttgccgagaagtcaataacttagagcagtggagaatgaatagttaggagtcgcctatttataatccttgggttttactgatccaacggccgaccagagatcaacatgatccaacggcccagatcaaaggacgtttcaaATTCCCaagcccgccataatgactctgctgacgtggcacggacacccaaccgtcggatcgtgcaacgtcaaatccgcggcaataaataatctcggcCCAACCGCAAGAATCTTCCGAAAAGCGCcagaaacttcactcatcaacgccgagccgacaccgatgagtggggggctgtgatgaggcataaaacaccccacctatcggaggctaccacgtggccgacccgacctcgcccgagaatcgagttgggccgagcagaaattgggccgaccccatatccaaTAAGTCACCGACAAAGCTTGTTttgagcgagctagccggtggttgaggccgagattatacgggtcagccatagacacctagccgagctcatggccgagaccaacctcccgaGCTCGatctccattgccgaccccatgggccgacctcgtaggccgagccctcctccattgaagctcTCATAGccccccaccggggatctccgggccacgtcagcacatcccgagaatcacgggataaggaccgagccacgatcccagcgcaacacggaatcgcaccacacatggactcttaccttaataagagtccgaccccgaaaataactctccactccgctctacgcgagagaaccttccgaaagaaggactcctaccatactaggattcttcccaaccgtctcatctcctccttaccctataaataccgaggtatggagcactattccgcATCTTGCTTTCTAcgacgcagttacgctgtcgtgttggagacctgacttgagcatcggagagtcctaggccggagccacaccggccctcttgcgctcattgcttggtttttgcaggttcatccacgggcgaaccaagcaccggaggttttcacacgcaacagggACGACTGAGGGTACTACAGATGGTGAGACTGCTGTGCCCACTGTTAGGGAGCGGGTTAGAAGTCCAAGTCGGAGAGGCTCGTTGCGATGCCACTCTCCTAAATCGTCATGATTAAGTTCGGTGCTTAGAGTGTCAAGGGGATGAATGCCCTGACATTACGTGACTTCTTTGATAGTTGTGTTTTCGCGCATCATGTCCGTGAGACTAACTGTTGTGCGGATTATTTGACTGGCTATGTGTCTGTGCCGCAAATAATCCATTTTATTTTACAAAGCCTTCCTTTGGCTCTTTCTGAGATGATACAGAATGATGCCAAAGGAAAGGCCTATTCTAGAATGTAATACGTTTCTATTATAGTATATAAAAGCGCCtttttaactaaaaaaaaaaaaacttacataTTACAAACATACACATCGATATCAGAATCATCAATAGCACACTGTCAAGGagtattttttaattaaatgtaTTAAACAACAAtaattaacaaaataaaaaattttcaatctcAGAAGAAATACATATTCATAAAATATAATAGGTCCATAACATGTCTTTGCTATTTTTTGTATGGGAAAGAAAATGCTACCTGCTCGCGTGCGGTACATGGCCCCTACTTCTAGAGACAGGATtgcacaaaatgaccaccacactcTCAGGAATTTCCATCTTTTCATGGGGGCGCTACAGTCATTTTGCGTGGCTTGAGTTTAAGGGGCCGAaattagcgttctttctccctttttctatttaaaaGGATACCAAATATGAGGAGATGGTATACCAATAAGGACATATTTATCCTCCACTTCATCTTTTTTGGGacgagggagagagggagagaattaTATCAAAGTTGCTATCTAGATAAAGGTCTAGGATAGTAGGACccacaaaataaaaagattcgCTCCACAATTGTCTAATGGGGAATTGGTCAAACCATCAGTCTATGTACGGGTTATGTTATGGTTTGGGGAAAGTGTTGAGCACCCCAGTCCATCTGGTTAAACTGATCTTCCTTATCACTTGGCCAAATTGTATAACATGTTAAATTGAACTAAGATACATCAACGGGAATGAAAAAAGGCTAGGATTTAGAAGACATGTACTTGAGACATTTGGATACAAGACAAGAATTAGTATACAAAATGTAAAGCAAATATTATATAActaaataaagaacaaaatcCAGTGCAATGCATGAGAAAGTGAACCTTAAATATGCAAACACTAAGCTCTAAACTTGACCAATACTGAGTCTTGGTTTGTTGTGGGTTCAGTGACCTCCAGAGCAGGGGTTTCAAAGTCCGCCTTGTGAGCGGGTGTCCGAGAGCTTTCAGGGTCCCTTGGCAATAGGGGGTTTGGAGTCATACTATATACATACTAAAATAAAatgagtcaccacctaggattcaTGCCTAGGActcaatggggggggggggggatagccCCATTCATGATGAGTGGAAAGAACTACATAATTCCATATGGTCTAGTCAGAGAGTCTGGGTAAGTAGTCAAgttatgagagtgggaaggtgttagcaCTCCATTTCGTCTGATTAAATTGTTCTTGCGATCTACTAGATGTTTGTCTTTGGATATTCTCTCATAATGATGTGtcctatactaacatgcaagtataacatataattgattatcatgcatcaaatatataaaaagaaactaaacattattttttaataagtaaaaaattattatttatacTAAAACAAATTACTTTAACGGTCTACACTGTGCTAGAAATAAAAGACAAAGTAGAAATGTATAATTGAAATCAAATCCAgcaagacaaaaaataaaaaaagggaaaaaaaggagtTACCAATGTAAATGCAAAATATTAAGTATCTTCCAGCTCAGGTGGACACGGATGAACGACTAGCCTATCTTTCGTTGGACAAAGTAATGGCTATGTGAACTAGATTTGGATTACTTGGAATTCAGGTAGAGTAACGGCTGTAAAAAAAGATTTTGTTTCTTGGATTTCGGGCCAAGTAACGATATCACGAAGGATTTTGGGAGCCTGACACTCACACCTCGAATAGAGTAACGACGTCATAAGGGACAAGTAGAAGTTACTTGACAGAAGTTTGGGAGAAAAAGTGGGAAAACATGGTTTTGATGGGTAAACGGGTGGATTTAGGTCACTCGGGGTGTGGACAGAATACTAAGGGCATGGATCTCGAGGTGAGTGTTCGGCAAAATTCTGAGTTGGACTGAAAAGTGGCTCTCCTCCCTCAAAAACCGAAAATCAGAGCTATGCACACGTTTCCTGAGCTTGGGGCTTCTCCCCTTATTTACGTCTTCATGACTTTTGCAGTTATGTCTTCATCTTTGTTgttagaaaaggaggagagGGAAATGAAGAGCACTCAACACCCAACAATGAACACCATCCATTCGAGTGTTTGTCTAAGTAACAAAACCGCGTGATTAGTTTCCTAAGACGAACTCCTTGGTTGGTCATTTCTGAATGCGATATTGTACGgattaaaataccaaaccatTTTCCGAGACTGATACTATAAATCGTATATAAATTAGTTTTGAACAGAATaacaaaaccaaatagaaatcAGTAAAACTGAATCAACAAAAACGATTCTAATTTTAGTTGATTCCTATTCGATTCGGTTCTAATTTCACATTGTCAAAATGTAGACCGCATCAGAACCGGACCGAATAACCGAACCAGAACGGATCGTCACCCCGTAGTCCTGTACTGAGCCAGCAACTGCCGAGGGAAGTTAGGTACCAAAacatctttttttctctttgtttggtTCTGTGTAATGATAGCTTCTGAATGGATCGTTGAGGATACTGAAGTCGTCGATTTCTTTTAGATTCAACTTTCTGGGAATTGTTTGTTCGTCTGTTTCTTTTGGGGTCTGGTTGTTGCAAACGAAGTCAAAAGCAGTTGGGTCTTTGTGCTGTTTCAGCAGAAGAAATGGGGAGGCTGTTTCTGGTGGAACTTGATGGTAAGGTTTACAGATGCAAGTTCTGTCGAAGCCACTTAGCCCTCTCCGACGACCTCGTCTCCAGGGTAATTCTTCCTCCTCGTTACCCATtactttctgtttttcttcttcttctgattgtTTTCAGTTCATGATATTTCACCGGTAGAAGAAGCGtttttgtgtgtgtatgtgtgtgtttggggggggggggggggggagggggggaactATCTTTAATTGGGTGTCTTCTGTGGAACGGATTGGTTTAAGGGGATTTCCAATTAAAATTTTGTTATCTATGATTTCGAACTGATTGAGGCTACCACTGAAGTGAGGAATAGAAAACTATCAAACGACCATATCAGGGTTGACCTtctaattttcatttaaaaaacgagtcttttttacttttgtttgaTAGGGCTAAGTGGAGTTTCCCAATGGACAATGTGTTGGATTGAAAAGTTGGAGTACGCAAATTTCATGCATATGGCATCTGATGAGGATTATAGGATTGTGAAACAACTAGGTTTTGGTGAGCCATGGGGTGGCTTGTGAtggttttcttggtttttccaTTCGATATGTCCTATTGTCACTCGGAACTTTGCAGCATTGGAAACTTTTGATGTGTTGAGATGAAAATTAGCTTCAATTGATTTGATCTAATGGCTCTGTGCTGTGTTTATCTCTTCATTGCCCCCAGAATTCCattcatatttatattttttgagaGTGATATCTAATTCAGCATGGTGACTTTGATTGTCACTTGGGACTTTGCAGAATTGGGAGCTTTTGATGTGTTGAGATGATAATTGGCTTCAATTGATTTGATCCAATGGCTCTGTGATGTGGTTATCTCTTCATTGCCCCTAGAATTCCatgcatatttatattttttgagaTTGATATCTAATCCAGCATGGTGACTTTAATATGAATTTCCATCTACTATTTTGGGATCCAAAATGTCAAGCCTtgtcatttgttttaaattacatCTTGATGGCCATGACATCTTGAACCCTTTTCCACTGAGGAAACCCACATGGACAATGTTATGGTGCTATGGCCAATCATCCGAATGAGTGTAAACAAGGTGAAGTGCCTGCCAGAGTCAAAGATGGAAAATGTTAGAGAATACATAGAAGAAGTAATCTTTCTGCTATTAGAAGtaggggaaataaaaatattttcatttgtaATGACTATGCGAGATTGAAAATTTGCAACTGGTCTTTAATTACAACACCCCTTTGAGCTAGTGCATGATAATCAATCATGTGTAACTTCATTAGCAATAGGGCAGTAAATGAGCCAGATATTATCCGGTTATGTATTTGGTTCCTGCCCGTTTATCCCGGATACGGATACACTGATATCCTATCTGATTAAGTTTCGATCCATTTATTGCAATATCTGATTAATACTCGGCCAGACATCTGTAAAGCCTTATCCAATCCATTAAAAGTTCctatattttaaaattaaggATAAATAAGTAAAAACATGTGTAAAAATAGTAGGTAAAAGtgtaaaacaaaagaaggggtTAAAATATAAGCCATTTTAATTGGATATCTGATTAAATGAATGGACCAAATACGGATATAGTTATATGCGGCCATTTTTGTGggtccatttacatccctacttagcATGCCATAGAACTAAGATTTCCTAATATCTTCCTATCTAAGATGTTTGCCACCTATTCTTCTGTCTGGATATTGTAGGATCAAGCACTTACCAGTCATCCAAAAGCCCGGACTTGTGAagaaggtgcaactttatttcCTTAAACAACGACTAGCCAGCGTACATCGCGGTTTGAGCCGGGATCTGGGGTGGGACCTTGGGCACCTTCTCAGGACAGTCGATACTGGCCCTCAAAAGATATTAGTGTGCAAAATTGGCTGGACTTCAGCTTTTTTAGTTCTCTTTGCTACAACAATGATCAACCACAATAGGTCCTATCCTATCATGTTGAGTTATATCTTTATTTTCGCAATTTATTGAACTTGAAAACCCAATTCAGGCAGTAATATCTTCAACAAAAGGAGTTCACACATTCCATGTGCTGTAGGTCTAAATTCAGTTTGGACACTGGATCTTTCAACCACATACTGGTTTTAGCTCACCTTATGTTACTAGATCCCCATCACCAAGAAACCCCTAAAGCCATAAGTAGGTCTACAATTTGTAACCTCACCTGCGCCCAACATCCTTAAGTTCCTCTTTTCTCACATAGCCATGTCTAAGAAATTTTAAATCCTGAAAAGGTGATGATGTTAGAAATCTTTGAATCCTTTAGGCTTCCTTTAGATGCGATTCCTGTGAGTGTATGAACTGGATGATGAGTTAATGACACTTATTATACGATatttatttctaaaaatttGATGCCCAAGGTGAGTGAATGAACTGCATATTACAGCCATGCTGTTAATTTCTAGAAATTCCATGCCATCAAGCTGGAATACTGTAGTATTCTCGAGCTCCTATCTcctgttttttttaatcaagCTGATCCTCCATATATTTCTTCCCTCTCGTATGTTTGTTTTCTTTGAGGACAAAATCGGCTGCCTTACTCATAGAAGAGAGTTATTGAACTTGACATGTTTTTATACTTGCCTGGTTCCTTTACAGGATGCTAATTccaattgatttatttttacatatatactctaattatttttaagttgaaCTTGAAATGCTAATTTTGTTGAACTGTTTGGGCTCCACTTTGTTTTTAACCAGGCTTTCTATTGTCGTCGGGGGAAGGCATACCTTTTCAATACTGCGTGAGTTCTTCACAGTTTCTTAGATTagctattttttttatgtttacaAATTGGCTAAAGATGGTTTCTTcctgtcccccccccctccccaccagaaaaaaaaaaataaaaaagaaaaaaggaaaggaaagaaaaaaaatctcatttgaGCACTGATAAGCACACATTTTGTTGGTTAGTTTACTTCATGGTTTCATTAATTCATTGTAGAGGAACTAATTTATATTGGTGTGTTATTATATTCTATGCTTTCTCTGTGTATTTCACATCAATATTAGCCAGAATAAATGTTTGATGAATTAGTTACAGAAGCAAATTGAGTGCATGATTCAAGGTGTATTTCAGAGCTTCTATAGTGGTGGTTTAAGTTATTTTTTTGAGCCTTCAGTTTAACTTGATCAAGTTTAGCCTGGGCACAGCAAACTTTAAAGCCAAACCTTAAACCAAATTTCTAGattttttactttaattttgTTATGTTAGTTCTGTTATTTTCTGTATGTCTAAAGCCACCCTTATTTCTTGTCACAAGTGTCATGTGAAAAGAACATCTTGAAAATATTGATGAAACATGGACAACAGGATCCTTATTTTGATGTTAATCTCTtagtattgtttttttttttttttgggtgaataaaaaattcattatcaAAGATAAAAAGGACTACAAGACATCTCTTAGTATTGTTATTTATTACTGTAACTTCTTTTAGAATCTTACATTCAAAGCAGTCTTAATGATACACCTCCTTTTGTTTGTGACTATCTTGATGTTCGGTTGTTTACTTGATGCAAAATTACAgagcaatttttattttttcttcctgCCCACATTTTGCTCACCACCTGCTACTAATGTGACTTATTCAAGACTTTACCTGAGGGAAAAATGATTTCATCCATGCTTATAATCCTTCCAAACATTTTATATTCCAATGTACTGTACAAACACTCGACACATTGAAGAACTTGTTGCTTCACTGTTacatcctctatttctttcATGGCACCTGATATGGAAACCTGATTTCACTGCTaatgtgaaaaatataatgaCGGCTAACCTAACATTGCATACACACATGTGCTCATGCAAATGAGCAAACACACTCTATTGTTGTGTTTCTCAGTAACGCCTGCACTACTCAACCTTgctttccctttcttcctctttttcctacATTTGATTATCTTCCGTGTGACTTGATCATAAATCATTTCAATCGAATCAATGAATAAGAGACAGTAATTGCCTGAAATTAGAAATTTTTCGAAGGAAAAGAGCCCAAATATGATTGCAATACTGTTTGCTACTGTAATTAGGCTTTGACCTGAACACTGCTGATTCATCCGCCTATAACAGCTACACTCATTGATTATATATATTTGttaaaatctcttttttctttttaacccgaatattatctgggacccaggGAGGCCCCTAAACTTTAttagaaatcaaataaaataggTATAATGGGAGTGAcataacatatttttttaaaaatctcaTTGTTCATTTCTCCAGTTATTTCACCAGTTAATTAAGTCCCAGTAACTTCCCTTTTTACTAGTAGCCACTTCCAATCAACCCGTCATCATACATTGGGTCTCCACAGTTGCAATTTGTGTAGCTGAGTGCTCTTACTTctcagaagggggggggggggaggctggaggtgcatgcacatgcatggggagagagagagagattttgatcTTGCATGATGGAGGAAcctatttttcttcttggtcAAGTTGATCTGAAGACAGGAATGAGTTTACCAGAATGTCCTCACCTCTTCCCTGGAGATAaatatcataatttttttttgagtgaaaaatatcataaataCTAAGTGAATGGAAATTAGTTCTTTGTCAAAATTTTATTGGTACACacaatctttctctctctgtgttgTAGGCAATGACTATGATGTACAGGCAGCTTATGTGGGTCCATTTATTTGTTCCCATCTCAgatttccctttttgttttggtttttttttttttgggggggggggggtagggagTAAGGTTTCTTCATATCCTTGACCCATTCACAGTACATTAATCCATCACTTTACACTAATTCATGCACCAAATTGGAGATAATTTTCATTGCTATCATTTATTGGCTTTACCTCCTCAGGCCTTAAATGTCCTGGAATGTTGGTTTATATTTCTCAATTTACATTTGCGGTGTCAACTGTCTGAACTCTATCACTCTATTATGAAGCTTTGAATTAGCATAACTTTTTAGAGTGGTTTACTGAGATATTTTGTCTCAGGGTGAATATCATAGTAGGAGCAAAAGAAGAGCGAATGATGCTGTATGGAATGCATACTGTAGCTGATGTATTCTGCTGCTGCTGTGGACAGATACTTGGCTGGAAATATGTAAGCTcttgctctctcactcctctcctttcccccccccccccaacccacccTCAAGCCTTTTTTCTTCTGGAAACAAACCTCTAACCTGCTGCCCTCTTTATGGACTCTGGCTAGTGCCAACAACCTCTTGCGACTCCAATAAGCCCCAGCAATTTTGgccaataaaatagaaaaaggaaacagAAGCCCTTTCCAGATTGAACTTCCCTACCTTTTGTAATATTGTCCTTCTGTCAACTTTCTCCATCctgttctctctttcttctgtgtgGTGCCAACCTCTCCAACAATTGGCAATAAGAAAACCTGCAGAGAATGTTGCTTGTCCTAGTATCGTGAGTGAAAACAAAACTTGCTTGTACCCAACCATTTTCCTCGTAATTACAGTGGCTTTGATGCAGAATCAAGGTTTCAGTATAAGTATGCTTGCCAGAGGAAGACCAGACCAGAATACTGGCCTTCTGTCCTAATATAACCAATGTGAACCACAGGCCATTATTCTGGCCTGGTCTTCCTCCTGCGAGCATACTTGTGCTGAAATCTTGATTCTGCATCAGGTGTATTCACTAGAGCTAAGAGGCCTATTCTGGAGTGATGGAGTTAAAAATTTTGGTTGGAGGAGGGAGGGAAAGGGTTTTAGTCCTTGATTGGGATTGACAAGAGAAATGGGATGGAGGGGATTAGGGTCTTTATTTTGATTCTATAGCCCTAGGTCACTGCCTAGTGCCAAAACATGTCATATGTAGTGTGTAGAGGATTTACATCTGTTTGTATTCCTCCTCAAAGATTGCTTATTCTTGGACTCACAGCATAGTTGTATGTGAACTTTTCTTTTGGTGCTTGTTTTGGTGACTTGTTCACCGTGCAAACAAACCAGCTAGGAATGAATGGTTAAGTTCATCGGAATGCTAATTTCTGTCCTACGCAACCACTTAGGTGGGAACCCACCCCTTGTTGTGTCTGGATCCTTAAGAGATATCTCATACATTGGCGCTGACGGGCACCACCACCTTTactcattgaaagaaaaatgtaaACGGTCCAGATGCTACGGATGCCTTCGAGGCTGGTTCTCTGTATTTGTATAGCACTGCTCTAACTACTCCTCAAGTGACAGCAATGTTATGATTGAGGTACAAACCATATTATTCAGTTGGTGTTCAAATCTTCTGTATCACCTTAACCCTGTATCAGCCTGTATCAGGCCTCATTCGGAACTTGTGGGGGATGATGTGGCCAGTCTCAAGGATTGGATATATGGAAACCTTTGGATTGGCCAATTGTTAAATTTTGGGACTCGAATAAGTTATATGGCC
This window encodes:
- the LOC122649752 gene encoding protein yippee-like At5g53940; the encoded protein is MGRLFLVELDGKVYRCKFCRSHLALSDDLVSRAFYCRRGKAYLFNTAVNIIVGAKEERMMLYGMHTVADVFCCCCGQILGWKYEVAHDKNEKYKEGKFVLERGRIIDGIDSEVSVDPYPTMSDGEDA